GACGAGCTTAAGATCGTCGATACGTCGCCGGACTCCGAATACTACGCGGCAAAGGTCGCCGACACAAACGGCGTCTATGTCGTTCCCGCCTTCGTCGGGCTCGGCGCGCCGTATTGGGATCAGTACGCGCGCGGCACGATCGTCGGGCTGACGAGGGGCGCGAACAAATCGCATCTCATCCGCGCGACGCTTGAGTCGCTCGCCTACCAGACCTACGACGTCCTCAAGGCGATGGAGGAGGACAGCGGCATCAGCCTCGCGGCTCTCAAAGTCGACGGCGGCGCCTGCAAGAACAATTTCCTCATGCAGTTCCAGTCAGACGTGATACAGGCTCCCGTGCGCCGCCCGATGTGCGTCGAGACGACGGCGATGGGCGCGGCTTACCTCGCCGGGCTCGCGGTGGGATACTGGAAGACGAAGGACGACGTCCTAAGCAACTGGGCCATCGACAACGAATTCAAGCCGGAGATGTGCCCCGAGAAGGCGGACAAACTTATCAGCGGCTGGAAAAAGGCGGTCAAGTGCTCCTTCGGCTGGGCCAAGGACTGACCGGCACAGACAACCGGTTCCAGCAACGGCGGTACAAAAACAAAAGTTTCATATCACGCCGCGCCGCGGCGAATATTACATCGTCAACAAAAAATACGCCGGCTGTTTCAACGCCGCGATATTCCAGCTCCCGACAAGAATGGGAAAGGGCATCCTCGTCGCCCCGACCGTGGACGGCGCTAAGAGGAACGACGGGACAGCTCCCCGTCCATATCGGGGATATCATGATAAAGGGAGTCTGCGGAACGGAGGCAGACGTCGTAGCGACAAAAGAACTATACTAAAATGCAAAAATTTCAATATATCAACGGAGGCGAGCGGCATAAATTCTCCGCCTCCGGCTATTTTTATGTGTCAAAAAGGATTTTTTATGTTATAAATATTGGTAATGTACCATTTTGAATTGCGTAAAATTAAGCGCCACAACAATGTTTTACGGAGGAGATCATCACCATGCCATCACCATGGAACCTGCCCAATATGCTGAGCCTGTCGAGGGTATTTCTCGTGCCGGTCATACTGGTCTTTCTGACGCTGCGGACACAGTTCGGGTTCATCGAGGGAGTAAATATCGGAGACCTCATCGCGGGGCTGGTATTCATAATCGCTTCGATAACCGACGCCGCCGACGGGCATATCGCGCGCAAGAGAAATCTTGTGACAAATATGGGAAAATTTATCGACCCTCTGGCCGACAAGATACTTGTCATCGCCGTATTGACGGCGCTTGTCGAGCTTCACCGTTTCCCTGCCTGGATGGTAGTCGTTATCGTCTCGCGCGAGTTCATCGTATCCGGCCTGCGAATGGTCGCCGCCTCCGAGGGAGTGGTGATCGCCGCTTCGAAGGGCGGGAAATTGAAGACAGTCACCCAGATCATAGGCATCGTTATGCTCATCTTCAACATCCCCTACGCGATGGCGGTAATGTGGGTCGCCGTCATCCTCACGGTATGGTCCGGCGTCGACTATGTCGTAAAGGGAGCGGATCTGCTCAATTAAGCTTGCCGGAGAAAAATGACGGGGCCGCCGGGACTAAAAACGAACCGGCGGCCTCTCTTTGTGTCAGGATCGAAGAGTAATTTCGCGCGGTGAACCGTCCGTGCTTTCACGCGCGAAAGACGGGAGCGGCTGCGCCGGCCTACAACTTTACTTTGGATTCCGTACCGTTTCTCAGCCGCACGATGTTCGCCCGGTGGCGCCACACCGACAGGAAAGCGAGAAAAAACGAAGCCGCCGTGTAGGGACGCGGCATTCCAAAACAGGCGGTGAGCCCCGCGGCGGCGAGCAGTCCGACCATCGAGGCCACGGAGACATATTTCGTGATCTTCATGACCGCGTACCAGATAATGCCGCCGATTATGGCCGGCCATGGCATGAAAAAGTTATAAAACCCGATCACCCCGAAGGTGGTCGCGACCCCCTTGCCGCCCCTGAAACCCAGCCAGACCGGGAAATTATGTCCCAGCACCGCGCAGAGCCCCGTAAGCGCCAGCACCGCGGGGTCCGGAACGAAACATGAGGCGGCAAGGACCGCAAAGCCGCCCTTGAGCATATCAAAAACGGCTACGGCCACGGCCCACCTTTTCCCCATCAGTCTGCCTACATTGGTCGCTCCGATATTGCCGGAGCCGAAACCGCGAATGTCGGCCCCTTTTATATATTTGGCGACAAGAAAGCCGGACGGGCACGACCCGGCAAGATATCCGATAAGGGCCCATATAGCAGTTGTCATATGATCATCTCCACATGAAATTTTATGATGATAACAGTCCCATTGTCACAATAAATTTTACGATAGAGAGAAATGCAAGTCAAATGAGGCGGAACAAGCCCAAAGGAGCATGGGAGGCTGACGGCGGAGTGCGGCCGGCGCGAAAAACCCGATCACACAAAGATCCTTATAATTGTATTTTACTGTATTTTAAATTAATATTCGCAAAACAAAATATATCATAAATATTCGCTGATAAACATATTTTTCCCGCCGGGACCAAAAACACGGACACAACTTATATCCGCCGCGTATCCACGGATATTTTTGACAGGCTTTCCCGACCCGCACTTAAAGCAAGTTTATTGAATAGATTTATTTCAATAATAAATTTATTTTTTAGATATATTGATATAAATATTCAAAATAACGTAAATAAATAAACACGAACATCGCTATAATAATGAAAAGTTAAGAATGCCTACGGGGCAGAATGGTATCAAAGCTATCGGCAGTGAAACTTTATATTCTTAAAAAATTTAACACGCTCATTTTTTGATAATACCGCAAAAGGGAGGAGGCGTTACTGTATCGTCCGAAGTACGGCAAGAGCCGTGGGCAATCCAATCTTAGACACCATGAAGGGAGATTCGGAATATGAGTACAGTCAGTCATGAACCACGAAGACCATCTTTGATTTTATCAATAGGCGTTTTTCTCGCAATTGCGGCGTTAATAGCGGCGGCAGTCCTTGTATGGGAGACGGACATACATATCGTCCTCATCATGGGAGCGCTTCTCGCCGGGATCATCGGCGTGTTTTATCTGGGCTATGATTATCTCACGATCGAGAAGGGCGTTATTGACGGCATCATGGTGGGCATGCAGGCATGCCTTATTCTTTACACTGTCGGGCCGCTCATCGGTACGTGGATCTGCAGCGGCGTCGTTCCGAGCATGATCTATTATGGACTTTCAATACTGTCTCCATCCATATTCCTCTTCGCGACGCTCTTCATCTGCTCCATCGTCTCGCTGGCGACCGGCACCTCGTGGGGCACCTCCGGAACGGTCGGCATCGCGCTCCTCGGTATTGCGATGGGACTCGGCATTCCGGCTCCGGTCACGGCGGGCATCATAATATCGGGAGCATATTTCGGCGACAAGATGTCGCCCCTCTCTGATACGACCAACCTCGCTCCCGGCGTCGCCGGAACCGACCTCTTCCAGCATATCCGCGCGATGTGCTGGACCACCGGCCCCACATACGTCATAGTCGTCGTCATCACGCTGGTGATCGGCAGCCGCTATGCGGGCGGAACGCTCGATTACGCGAAGATCGAAGCGATACAAAGCATAATCGCGGCGGAATTCTGGGTCAGCCCGATAACGCTCATCGCTCCGATCGCGGTCATCGCCCTCTCCGCGATGCGCAAACCGGCTCTCCCCGCCCTATGGGTAGGTATCTTCATTTCAGTTGTATTCGCGCTCGTTGAGGGCGTGAACTTCGGAGACATATTAAACATCATGCAGAACGGATATGTCCCCGTACTCTCGGCCGAGATCGCGGGTGCCGCGGAAGACGCGGCCGCTCTCGCAAAAGTGCTCTCCGAGAACAGCATCAGCATCGATCCTAAGGTCGCCGTCGAAGCGGCGAACGACATCGTGTCGCTTATGGAGCGCGGCGGCCTCCAGTCGATGAACTGGACGATCTCCCTCATCCTCTGCGCCTTCACCTTCGGCTCGACAATGGACGCCTGCGGCTTCCTCAAGGTCATGCTCGAGGCGATCATGAAGCCGATCAAATCGGTCGGCGGGATGATCACGGCGGTCATCATGTCATGCTTTGTCTGCGACATATTCCTCGGAGACCAATACCTGTCGATCGCGATGCCGGGAACAATGTTCAAATCGGCGTTCGACAAATCAGGGCTGCATCCGAGGATGCTTTCCCGCTCGCTTGAGGACGCCGGTACGCTGCTCTCCGTCCTCATACCCTGGAACACCTGCGGCGCATACCATACGGGAGTGCTTGGCGTCCCGACATTCCAATATCTGCCTTACGCCTTCCTGAACTACCTGAACCCGATAGTGGCGATAGTCATGACGTACATGGGTATAGGCATATTCTGGCGCGGCAAGAACGGCGAGCCTGTGAGGGGCGGAAAGACGCGCCCGGCTGACCTGGTCTAAAGGCGGCCCCTGCCCGCATTAAGAGACAACAAGGACATCAACACACCACAAAGCGGCGCCCTCTTCGTAGGAGATCCTCCTCTCCTGACATTCCTCGAAGAGGGCGCCGCCCTTTTTGCCGTATGCCTCACTACGCCGCTCCGCATCACCTGCAAATAAAAACGAAACAATAAAAATCTCATCAGTTTGCCCTTGTATATTTTGCGCGGTAAAAACTATAATATGCCCTGCTGCCCGCATTCAGCGGACAAATTGGGGATATGCCCCATGGCTATAAACATAAAACAGGAGGTCATTTTCATGCGGATAAAGACATTGCTGGCTTCGGCGGCTCTGGTAATACTGCTGGCGGTTCCGGCGTTTGCCGCGCCGCTGCTGATACAGGCGGACAGATACGAGGGCAATATATCAAAGAAAGGTTCCGCCGCCGGACGTACAGTCCTTGTGCTCAAATACGACGCCGTCACCGAAGCCCCGGTAAGCTATCTTGAGACGTCCACATCGGACTGGACAAATTGGACGAGGAGCAACGGGACCTTCGTCGTAAAGGATGACCGCTCCACCGGCGCGTCGCGATTCACGCTGATGCCCCGCGCCGCCGGCAAGGACCAAAAATTCATCAGAACATATATGGGCGCGAGCCTGCGGACCATGAACGCGGGAGAGTCCGGCGTACTGCCGCCGACGGGCGCGCAGCTGCTGAAAAACGGCAGAGAGATAATGCGCTTCCCCTCAAGCTACAGCGGGACCATCCCGGCGGCCTCCGGCCCGGGGATACTTCTGGAAGTCACGTTCCGGGCGGACCGCACCTTCCGCATAGCCGAAACCTATATCGACGAACCGGATGGAAGTAATAAGTTCTATGAAAGCGGACGCTGGTCCGTCGGTTTGAACGGCAAGACCCCTCTGCTCACGCTGGAGGCAAGGAGCGGACGGCGTTACTTCGCAATCGGCGATAAAAGTATCACGATGGTCGACGGCAGCGGGCGCCCAGCCGAGAGCAAACTGAACTACACGCTGAGAGAGGCTAAGGGCGGCGACCTTTTCAACAAACCCTTCCTTATGGAGGGCGAATACAGCCAGACATATGAAACGGGAATCTTCCGCGACGCCGCCACCGGCAGGAGGTATCTCGTGGCAAAGGGCGGCGGCAATGCCGGGCTGGAACGCGCCTATTCGGAAAAGGACAAGGGGCCGGGCGAATATCTGCCCGCACTGGTCACCGGCAGCATCGTCATCCGCAGCGGAGAGGACGACCAGCCCGAAGAGATGCTGCTGGTAAACCGGCTCGTCGCTCTTGGAATACAGGAGACCGCTCTGGTCAAGGGCGACTGGAAGATAGTCAGCGCCGGCGATGTGCCGGCGCCCGAAAACCCCGAGGGAGAAATTCCCTTCCTGAAGTTCGACACGGACGGACGCTTCTACGGATATGCGGGATGCAACCGCATCGCCGGCTCATACATCCTTTCTGGAATGAAGCTGACGCTGGACGGCCTCCTCAGCACGAAGATGGCCTGCCGCGACATGAGGCTTGAGGACGCGCTCCTGCAGGCGCTGCCGCATGTGCGCTCGTACGCGGTGGATAAGGGCGTACTGATCCTGAAAGGCCCGGACGGGAAGGTCCTGGTCAAGCTCACAGACGAGGGGACTGCCCGGTAAAAAAGTATTCAGCAAACAGTGCCGCGGTATAAACGGCGGAAACAGCATGCGGCCGGGCCGCCCGTAAATACGGGTCCGGCCGCTTTCGTTTACCAAAGCGCCGGCGTAAATAAAAACAGCGGCAAAAACTTAACGGCGATGACATTCGCACCATTTCTAATATAAAATAAGACAAAAGAACGGAGGAACGACATGAGACTCTTCATCGCAGAAAAAGCATCCCTGGCAAAGGCCATCGTCGAGGCCCACCCGGGAAGAATAAAATCACGCGACCGCTTATCCGTAACGATGGATAACGGCGACGTCGTCTGCTGGTCTGCCGGACATATTTTGACGATGCAGACGCCGGATATGATCGACGCCGAATATAAAAGATGGCGCGTCGCGCCGCTGCCGATAATCCCGCGGGAATGGCCGAAGTTTCCCGATCAGGAGAGAAAAGATCTGCTGGCAAATATCGGCAGGCTGCTCAAAGAGGCCGATACCGTCGTCCACGCCGGCGACGCCGACAGGGAGGGGCAACTGCTCATAGACGAGATACTTCACTATTTCAAGTTCAAGGGTGAGGTAAGGCGTCTGCTCATAACCGATTTGAACGCCTCCGCGATACAAAAGGCGATGGGTGAGATGCGCTCCAACCTGGATTACAAAAACCTTTCAAGCTCGGCGGAGGCGCGCCATCGCGCCGACTGGATATTCGGCTTTAACCTTACAAGGCTGTTCACCTGCACCACGGAAAGAGACAGGGGCGAAATAATCTCGGTCGGCAGGGTCCAGACGCCCACGCTTGCGCTCGTGGTAAACCGCGACCTGCTGATAGAAAACTTCATCTCCAAGCCCTTTTACGACGTCAAGGCGCGCAGCGTCATCAAGAACGGAGAGTTTATCGCCTCATGGAAGCCGAAGGAAGACCAGGAGGGGCTTGACGAAGAGGGCCGCATAATAGACAGGGACGCCATCTCCAGACTTGAGAAAAAGCTCGCCGGCAAAGTCGGCCGCGTCTCTGATTTTGAAAAAAAGAGATCACCGGCACAACCTCCGCTGCCGCATTCCCTGCCGACGCTGCAAAGCGAGGCGGCGAAGAAATTCGACATCTCCCCCGCCGATACGCTGAAGACCGCACAGCGTCTTTATGAGTTGAAATACACCACCTATCCGCGCTCCGACTGCTCATATCTCCCGGAATCGCTCTACGGGAAAAGAGAACGTGTCATTGAGGTCATAAAAAAGGCCAATCCGGAATACGAGGCATATAACTTCGACACGGAGCTCAAATCGGCGGCGTGGAACACCGAGAAGATCGAGGAGCACTTTGCGATCATTCCCACCGGTGAGATGCCGCAGGATTTAAGCGAAGAGGAGCGGACCGTCTTTGACCTCATAGCAAGACGATATGCCGCCCAGTTCCTCCCCGCGCAGGAGTTCGCGGTCGTCTCGCTCGAATACGACATCGAGGGAGAATTTTTCAAAGCCTCAAGCCGCCAGTGCGTAAAAGAGGGCTGGCATCTACTGTACGGCAAAGACAAGGATATGGACGACGACGAAAAGGAACCGGAGACAAAGATCCCCGACGCCGTGACCGGAGAGCCGGTGGGCGTCAGAGAGCTGATCATCTCGGAAAGAAAGACTGCGCCGCCAAAACATTTTACGGAATCGACGCTGCTTGACGCCATGAACCACATCCACCTCTACGTCGAAGCTCCGGAGGTAAAAAAGATCCTCAAAGAGACCTCCGGCATCGGGACGGCCGCCACCCAGGCGAAGATCATCGAGACGCTCCAGCAGCGGCAGTTCATCGTCAAAGACAAAAAGGCGCTCATCTCGACGCCGAAAGGGCGTAAGCTCATCGAGGAGATCGACGACATGCTGCGCAAACCAGATATGACGGCGCTCTGGGAGGCGGCCCTGCGCGACATCCAGGAGGGCCGGAAGGACCCGGATTCATTCATAAGCGAGATCGCGGATACCGTAAGAAAAATGACCGAGCAGCGTAAAAAGACCGCCAGGGAATATATCCCCGCCAGACCGCAGGGAGAAGAACCGCAGGGAACTCAATGTCCCGGATGCAAGGGGAACCGCATGCTGCCGCGCGTCGGCAGGAACAAGAAGAACAAATTCTGGGCCTGCAGCGATTGTGGGCTGATCCTTTCCAACGAACGGGGCAAACCCCAGAAGACGGCATCATGCCCCCTCTGCGGCCACCTGTGCGTGCGCATAAAGGGAAAACGCGGCTGCTTCTGGCTCTGCCGAAACCAGGAATGCAAAAAGACCTTTGAGGACAACAGGGGGAAACTGGCGGCCCCGAAACCTTAACTACTTAACTTAAATAAAAAGGGGCCGATTCTGATGAACCGGTCCCTTGAGATATCTGGTCGGGATGAGAGGATTCGAACCTCCGACCACCTGCACCCCATGTTTATTTTAATGACGCACAGTAACTTTTTAGTTTTTCTTTTATCTCACAAAATAGCTATATAACTTGATTTTTCGATTTTTTTAGCTTACAATGCGTTATATAGTTGCAAGGCGCGTCAAAAGCGCGAGGTTAAATACAGGTTAAAGCGGAGGGATAGTAATGCCGACGGTGAAATTAACTCAAACATACATCAATAATCTTCCTATACCTGAAAAAGGATATTGGATACTAGATGTAACTATGCCGGGATTACGTCTTTATGTTGGCAAACAGAGTAAAACCTATTATCTAAAATATAAAAATGCTAAAGGTAAGAGCGATTCTTTCAAAATTGGCGATGAGCGGCTATTTACGCCCATACAAGCGCGGGAGGCCGCCAAGAAATTTCTCTCTGAAATGGCCGTGGCGGGGACAGACATTAAACGGGAACGCAAAAAGGAAAACAAACCAACCGTAAAAGAATTGTGCGACGCATATATAGCCGCAGGTGGGTCTAAATTTACTGACGTAATGGCAAGAAGTCTAACAGAGTTTTTAGATCGCGCAGCGGAAGAGATTACGCCAATAGAGATAGAAACATGGCGCACAAATGAAAAGAAACGAACCGGCAATAAGGATGCTAGTCTAAATAAAAAGGTCTGTAGCCTAAAATCTATCTTAAATTTTTCGGCAGACCGAGGATTGATCGCAGCGAACCCGTTGGCAAAAGTGAAGAAGCTCAAAGAGGTAGATTCAAAAAAGAAGATTCGTTACCTATCTGCCGACGAACGACCGCGCTTCATGGCGGCGCTGGACAAATATGACAAAGAACAGCGAGAGATGCGCCGCCGCACCCGGCTTCACGCCAAGGGTAAAGACCTTCCCTCTATGGAGGGGTGGGCTTTTGCAAACTATTTCAAGCCGCTCATTATTGTGGCGCTCAATACCGGCATCCGCCGCCATGCGCTTTTGTCGCTTCGTTGGGAGGATATTGACCTTGTGCATGGTAATATCACGCTTCGCGCTGAGACTGCGAAGAGCAAAAAGGAAGATATCATACCGATAAACACGACGGCGAAGGCGACGCTTGAAGCATGGAAAAAACAACGCCTCGATGAGAGTAACCCTCTTGTCTTTCCGTCGCCCCAAGGTGGCGGCGTTATGCACGATTGTAACAGCTCGTTTGAATGGTTGTTGAAAGAAGCCGAGATAAAAAATTTCACATGGCACGACATGCGCCATGATTTTGCCAGCCGCCTTGTGATGGCCGGCGTCGATCTCAACACCGTGCGTGAGCTCATGACGCATTCAGATATAAAGATGACACTCAGGTACGCGCACCTCGCCCCCGAAAAGAAAAAAGAGGCTGTGGAAAAAATAGCAAAATAGGGCCGCAAATGCGGCCCTATTATTGAACGTGCAACTCTTGTCTTATTGCCTGTTGGAGTAAAGCGGAATAGTTGAGCTTCTGCTCCTCCGCAAGTTCCGCAAGATAGGCCGGAATCGTAAGGGTCTTTTTTACCGCTTTCTGGCTCCATGCCCGGCGAACTGGGGGCATGAAGGCAACCACGAGCTGAGTAACGGAATCATCGCTCTGATTTAACGGTATATCGCTGGGAGCAGGGATATTCTCCTTGCCTTTTTCCAGAAAATAGAGACAGTCCTCCAGCGTATATTTCGCATGGTCAATGGCCTCCTCCAGCGTATCCGCCGAGGTGAAGCAATTATCCAAATCAGGAAATCTT
The window above is part of the Cloacibacillus evryensis DSM 19522 genome. Proteins encoded here:
- the pgsA gene encoding CDP-diacylglycerol--glycerol-3-phosphate 3-phosphatidyltransferase, giving the protein MPSPWNLPNMLSLSRVFLVPVILVFLTLRTQFGFIEGVNIGDLIAGLVFIIASITDAADGHIARKRNLVTNMGKFIDPLADKILVIAVLTALVELHRFPAWMVVVIVSREFIVSGLRMVAASEGVVIAASKGGKLKTVTQIIGIVMLIFNIPYAMAVMWVAVILTVWSGVDYVVKGADLLN
- the plsY gene encoding glycerol-3-phosphate 1-O-acyltransferase PlsY, whose protein sequence is MTTAIWALIGYLAGSCPSGFLVAKYIKGADIRGFGSGNIGATNVGRLMGKRWAVAVAVFDMLKGGFAVLAASCFVPDPAVLALTGLCAVLGHNFPVWLGFRGGKGVATTFGVIGFYNFFMPWPAIIGGIIWYAVMKITKYVSVASMVGLLAAAGLTACFGMPRPYTAASFFLAFLSVWRHRANIVRLRNGTESKVKL
- the nhaC gene encoding Na+/H+ antiporter NhaC produces the protein MSTVSHEPRRPSLILSIGVFLAIAALIAAAVLVWETDIHIVLIMGALLAGIIGVFYLGYDYLTIEKGVIDGIMVGMQACLILYTVGPLIGTWICSGVVPSMIYYGLSILSPSIFLFATLFICSIVSLATGTSWGTSGTVGIALLGIAMGLGIPAPVTAGIIISGAYFGDKMSPLSDTTNLAPGVAGTDLFQHIRAMCWTTGPTYVIVVVITLVIGSRYAGGTLDYAKIEAIQSIIAAEFWVSPITLIAPIAVIALSAMRKPALPALWVGIFISVVFALVEGVNFGDILNIMQNGYVPVLSAEIAGAAEDAAALAKVLSENSISIDPKVAVEAANDIVSLMERGGLQSMNWTISLILCAFTFGSTMDACGFLKVMLEAIMKPIKSVGGMITAVIMSCFVCDIFLGDQYLSIAMPGTMFKSAFDKSGLHPRMLSRSLEDAGTLLSVLIPWNTCGAYHTGVLGVPTFQYLPYAFLNYLNPIVAIVMTYMGIGIFWRGKNGEPVRGGKTRPADLV
- a CDS encoding META domain-containing protein — protein: MRIKTLLASAALVILLAVPAFAAPLLIQADRYEGNISKKGSAAGRTVLVLKYDAVTEAPVSYLETSTSDWTNWTRSNGTFVVKDDRSTGASRFTLMPRAAGKDQKFIRTYMGASLRTMNAGESGVLPPTGAQLLKNGREIMRFPSSYSGTIPAASGPGILLEVTFRADRTFRIAETYIDEPDGSNKFYESGRWSVGLNGKTPLLTLEARSGRRYFAIGDKSITMVDGSGRPAESKLNYTLREAKGGDLFNKPFLMEGEYSQTYETGIFRDAATGRRYLVAKGGGNAGLERAYSEKDKGPGEYLPALVTGSIVIRSGEDDQPEEMLLVNRLVALGIQETALVKGDWKIVSAGDVPAPENPEGEIPFLKFDTDGRFYGYAGCNRIAGSYILSGMKLTLDGLLSTKMACRDMRLEDALLQALPHVRSYAVDKGVLILKGPDGKVLVKLTDEGTAR
- a CDS encoding DNA topoisomerase 3, with the protein product MRLFIAEKASLAKAIVEAHPGRIKSRDRLSVTMDNGDVVCWSAGHILTMQTPDMIDAEYKRWRVAPLPIIPREWPKFPDQERKDLLANIGRLLKEADTVVHAGDADREGQLLIDEILHYFKFKGEVRRLLITDLNASAIQKAMGEMRSNLDYKNLSSSAEARHRADWIFGFNLTRLFTCTTERDRGEIISVGRVQTPTLALVVNRDLLIENFISKPFYDVKARSVIKNGEFIASWKPKEDQEGLDEEGRIIDRDAISRLEKKLAGKVGRVSDFEKKRSPAQPPLPHSLPTLQSEAAKKFDISPADTLKTAQRLYELKYTTYPRSDCSYLPESLYGKRERVIEVIKKANPEYEAYNFDTELKSAAWNTEKIEEHFAIIPTGEMPQDLSEEERTVFDLIARRYAAQFLPAQEFAVVSLEYDIEGEFFKASSRQCVKEGWHLLYGKDKDMDDDEKEPETKIPDAVTGEPVGVRELIISERKTAPPKHFTESTLLDAMNHIHLYVEAPEVKKILKETSGIGTAATQAKIIETLQQRQFIVKDKKALISTPKGRKLIEEIDDMLRKPDMTALWEAALRDIQEGRKDPDSFISEIADTVRKMTEQRKKTAREYIPARPQGEEPQGTQCPGCKGNRMLPRVGRNKKNKFWACSDCGLILSNERGKPQKTASCPLCGHLCVRIKGKRGCFWLCRNQECKKTFEDNRGKLAAPKP
- a CDS encoding tyrosine-type recombinase/integrase, whose protein sequence is MPTVKLTQTYINNLPIPEKGYWILDVTMPGLRLYVGKQSKTYYLKYKNAKGKSDSFKIGDERLFTPIQAREAAKKFLSEMAVAGTDIKRERKKENKPTVKELCDAYIAAGGSKFTDVMARSLTEFLDRAAEEITPIEIETWRTNEKKRTGNKDASLNKKVCSLKSILNFSADRGLIAANPLAKVKKLKEVDSKKKIRYLSADERPRFMAALDKYDKEQREMRRRTRLHAKGKDLPSMEGWAFANYFKPLIIVALNTGIRRHALLSLRWEDIDLVHGNITLRAETAKSKKEDIIPINTTAKATLEAWKKQRLDESNPLVFPSPQGGGVMHDCNSSFEWLLKEAEIKNFTWHDMRHDFASRLVMAGVDLNTVRELMTHSDIKMTLRYAHLAPEKKKEAVEKIAK
- a CDS encoding type II toxin-antitoxin system HicB family antitoxin gives rise to the protein MKKYPDRYIFPAIFSKDEEGMWDVRFPDLDNCFTSADTLEEAIDHAKYTLEDCLYFLEKGKENIPAPSDIPLNQSDDSVTQLVVAFMPPVRRAWSQKAVKKTLTIPAYLAELAEEQKLNYSALLQQAIRQELHVQ